CTCTTCGCGGAGGCCAACCGCGTCTTCTCCGCCACGCCGCGGCCCTTCGTGGCGATCGTGCAGACCTCGGGGAGCCACCGCCCCTACACCATCCCGGCGAACCGCGGCGGCTTCGAGACGCGGCCGGTCGCCGACGCCGAGGCGCGGCGCAACGGCTTCGTCTCAGCGGCCGAGTACAACGCGTTCCGCTTCCTCGACCACGCGCTGGGCGCCTTCGTGGACGGCGCCCGCCGCGAGCCGTGGTTCGCCGACACGATCTTCCTCTTCTACGGCGACCATGGCCTGCCCGCGAGCGCGCCGCACATCCCGGCCGGCGACGCGGCGGCGGACCTGACGCACTTCCACGTGCCGCTGCTGATCTGGAGTCCGGGGCTCGTCCCCGGGGGCCGGCGCGTCGACACGGTCGCGAGCGAACTGGACGTGCTGCCGACGGCGGCCTCCCTCGCGGGCGTCCCCTACCTCAACACCGGGCTCGGGCGCGACCTGCTCGATCCGGCGTTCGACGCCATGCGCTTTGCCTTCACGGCCGGCGACCAGGGGTCGAGCCCCAAGCTCGGCCTCGTCGGGCCGGAGCGCGCGTTCGGCATGTTCGGCAACGGCACCGGTCGGAGGCTCGTCGCGCTCGGCGGCGCCCAGGCCGGCGCGGACGTGCTCGCGCGCGAGCCCGAGACCGCGACGCGGATGGAGGCGCTCTGCCGCGCGCTCTACGAGACGGCCCGCTACCTGCCGTACGCGGGCTCGCGGGGCGCGGAGCACAAGGACACCGTCAGCCGCTGAGGTCTACCGTGCGGCGCGATCGCGGCCGTCCCCGCCGCCGGGTCACGGCCCCGCCAGCAGCTCCCGCGCCGCCGCCAGCACCTGCGCGGGGGCGATGTCGTCGAGGCAGGCGCGGTGCCCGCGCGGGCAGCGCGTGCCGCCGTGGACACTGCACGGACGGCAGGGCCGATCGCGGCTGACGACGCGCACGCGCTCGCCGCGCGGCGCGAAGCCGAACGCCTCGTGGGTCGGGCCGAAGAGCGCCACGACGGGAGCCCCCACCGCGGCGGCGATGTGGGCGGGACCGGAGTCGTTGGCGATCACGATCCCCGC
This is a stretch of genomic DNA from bacterium. It encodes these proteins:
- a CDS encoding glycosyltransferase family 9 protein, giving the protein AGIVIANDSGPAHIAAAVGAPVVALFGPTHEAFGFAPRGERVRVVSRDRPCRPCSVHGGTRCPRGHRACLDDIAPAQVLAAARELLAGP